The Streptomyces bacillaris sequence GACCTGGAGGAGGCGTTCCTGGAGTACTACCAGCAGGACGTCCCCGGCAGCCGGAGCGCCGCGGCCGAAGAGCCCTCCCCGGCCGCCGACCCGGTGCGGTGACGACCGCCGACCCCGTGCGGTGACGAGCGCAGGCCGGGGGCGTACGGCCCCGATCCGCCGCCCCGCCCCGGCCCGCGACGGGCCTCAGTGATCAAGGCCGCCCCAGGGGCCGGCCGGAAGGGAAACACATGTCATCGCCCAGCTCGGAGATCTTCCGGCGCGGAGTACAGATCCAGAAGCGCACCCTCGTCGCCTGGTCGGCCGCGCTGGTCCTGCTCGCCCTCTCCGTCGTCGGCGCCTGGCCCTCGATGGAGAGCTCCGGCGCCCTGGAGGACTTCTCCACCGGCCTCTCGCCGGAGCTGGCCTCGGCGCTCGGCGTCGACCAGATCGCCAGCGCGACCGGCTATCTGAAGGGCAACCTCTACGCGGTCCTCCTCCCCCTCCTCCTCGGCCTGATGGCCGTGACCGCCACCGCCGCGCTGACCGGCGGCGACGAGGAGGCCGGACGGCTTGAGCTGCTGCTCGCCCTGCCGGTCGCCCGCCGCCAGGTCTTCCTGATCCGCTTCCTCTGCGTGACCTTCGGTCTCGCACTCACCAGCGTGCTCGTCTGGCTGACGGTGTACGGCTCGGTCGTCTCCTTCGACATGGACGTCTCCGGCGGCGGGGTGGCGGCGGTGACGCTGACCGTCGCCCTGCTGGCCGTGCTGCACGCGGGGATCGCGTACGCCATCGTCGGCTTCGGCCTCGGGCGCGGCCCGGCCCTGGGCGTGGCGGCGGGCGTGCTCGTCGTCGGCTATCTGCTGCACGGCATCGCGCCGATGTCCGACGCCCTGGAGCCGCTGGCGAACATCTCGCCGTGGGAGTGGGCGCTCGGCAGCGACCCGCTCCTCAACGGTGTGCCGTGGGGCGGGGTCGCGCTGCTGGTGGCCGTCTCCGTCGTGGTGGTCGCGGCCGGTACGTACGCCGTGGACCGACGGGACATCAAGAACGCCTGACGCGCCATCACTTTCTATTGATTGTCCATCAAAAGGCGGCCCGGCACCTTCCTTCGGAGGTACCGGGCCGCTTTCTGTTGCGGCGGCGCAATGTTGACGTACACGGCCGAAAATCGAGTACCAACGGTCACCAAATAGGGCTTGCATGAGTACTTGACGGCCATATCGAGGCTCATGTAGAGGCCGCTAGCTTCGGTCCATGGACAGCAGCCGAGCCCATCCCCCGGACCCTTCCGACCCCATCGTGCTGACCGGCATCGGGTGTGTACTGCCCGGTACTCCCGATGTCCAGACCTTCTGGAGCCATGTCTCCACCGGAACCTCACAGGTGAGCCGGTTGGAGAAGCCCGCCTTCGCCGCCGCAGGCCTGCCCGTCCACGCGGCCGCGCAGCTCGGCGGGTTCGACACCGCGGCCCGGCTGCCGGACCTCCTCCCGGCGCACGCCGAGAAGTACAGCCGCGACATCCTGGCGACCATGTCCGCCGTCCGCGACGCGCTCGCGGACGCCGGAATCGAGCGGAGCGACATCGCGCCGGAGCGGCTGAGCATCGTCCAGTCCTCCTCCCGCGGCCCGCTCTCCTGGTGGACCGAGACCATCACGGCGGCCCCGGAGTCGAACCCGTACGGAGGCAAGGCGACGGCCATGTTCCGGGGGCTCGCGGGCTGCCCGGCCACCCTGTCCGCCATCGACGTCGGCGCGAAGGGCCTGGTCACGACGATCAGCAGCGCCTGTGTCGGCGGCCACCACGCGATCGGTCTCGCCCTGCGCGAGCTGCGCTCCGGCAGCGCCGACGTGGTCCTCGCCGGGGGCCACGAGTTCCCGGTCGTCCCCGAGGTCGCCCGCTGCTATCTGGCGCTCGGTGACGGGGTGCTCTCGCCGGAGAGCGATGATCCGGCCACCGCCGTACGCCCCTACGACCGGGACCGGCGCGGCTTCGCCCTGGGCGAGGGCGCCATGACGCTCTGCTTGGAGCGGGAGTCCCACGCCCGGGAGCGCGGTGCGCGGATCTACGCGCGGATCCTGGGCCACCGCGCCCTCAACGAGGCCCACCACGCCACCAGCATGGACCTGGTCGGAGACGTCACAGCATCGGTCGTCGCCGGGGTGCTCGACGACGCCGGGCGCAAGCCCGAGGAGATCGGTTACGTCTGCGGCCACGGCACCGCCACCCGGTACAACGACATCGCGGAGAGCCGGGCCCTGCGCCGGCTGCTGCCGCGCCACGACGACGCCGACCTGCCGCCGCACGGCTCCAACAAGCCGATCTACGGCCACACGTTCGGCATGGCCGGGATCATCAACGTCGCCGCCACCTCGCTGATGCTCCACCACCAGCGGCTGGCCCCGACCGCCAACCACCGTACGCCGGACCCCGAGTGCGACTACGACCACGTGGCCGAGGGGCCGCGCAACGCCGAGTTCGACCTCGCGGTCTCGCTGTCCTTCGCCTTCGGCTCGCAGACCTCCGTCATGGCCCTGGAGCACGCATGACCACAGCCCCCGTACGCCCCTCAACCCCTCATCTGGCCGCCGGACCCGACGAGTTGGTGCGCCGCTTCGTCCGCGAGGGCGACCATGTGCACGCGGCGGCCACGATGTCCCGGCCCAACGCCCTGCTCAACGCGGTGTGCCGGGCCTTCGCCGGGAGTCAGAGCCTCACCGTGAGCACCACCGCCGTGCACTCCAGCGCCCACGCGCTCGCCCTCTCCGGGGCCGTACGCAAGGTGATCACCGGCTTCGTCGGGGACACCTTCCCCTCGCCGCGCCCCAACCGCCTCTACCGCGAACTCGCCGACGGGAAGCCGTTCGAGATCGAGATGTGGTCGCTGCTCAGCTACACCCAGCGGCTGATGGCGGCCGCCCTCGGCCAGCCCTTCGCCACCACCGGGTCGATGCTCGCGGAGACCGATCTGCGCCACGGCAAGGAGGGCAGCCTCCATCTGGTGGCCCACCCCGAGGAGCCCGGGCGGTCGGTCACCCTCCTCGCCCCGCTGCGCCCGCGCTTCACCCTCTTCCACGGTGTCTGCGCCGACCGGCGCGGCAATGTGGTGGCCGTCCCGCCGCTGGGCGAGGGCGCCTGGGCCGCGTACGCGGCGACCGAGGGCGTGCTGGCCTCGGTGGAGGCGATCGTCGACGACGAGGTGATCGCGGCCATGCCGGACCGGGTGGTCATCCCCGCCGCCCGGGTCCTCGGCCTCTGCGAGGCCCCGCTCGGCGCCCACCCGCAGTCCCTGCGCACCGGCCAACTGGCCGGGATCGACGGCTACGTGGACGACTACGCGTTCCTCACCGACATCGTGTCCGCCTGCAAGGACCCGCGGACGGCCGCCGCCTGGTACGAGGAGTGGGTCGGCGGGGTGGGAAGCCACGCCGAGTATCTGGAGCGGCTGGGCGAGCGGCGGCGGGCCTCGCTGGTGTTCCCCTCGGACACCCCCCGCGCTCCGCAGGCCCCCGCCGACGTCTCCACCGCCCCCACCGAGCAGGAGCAGCTGATCGTGCTCGGCGCCCGGACGGTCGCGGAGCTGGTCCGGGAGCGCGGCTACGACACGCTGCTCGCCGGGATCGGCACCTCGCACATGTCGGCGTGGCTGGCGGCCCGGCTGCTGGCCCGCGACGGCATCCAGGTGCAGGTCGCCGCCGAGCTGGGGCTCCAGTCGATGGACCCCGAGGCCGGTGACGTCTTCCTCTTCAGCCAGCGGCACGCCGAGCGTTCGCAGATGCTCACCGGGGTCGCGGAGACGCTGGGCGGGGCGGTCGCCGCCAACCCCCGCTGCCTGGGGGTGCTGTCGGCGGCCGAGATCGACCCGGACGCCAACATCAACACCACGCTGCTGCCCGACGGCCGCTGGATCACCGGCTCCGGCGGGGCCAACGACATCGCCTCCTCCGTGGACTGTGTGGTGATCGCGGTCGCCTCGCCCCGCCGGTACGTCCCCCGGCTCACCCACCTGACCAGCCCGGGACTCCATGTCCGGGACGTAGTCAGCCAGTTCGGGCGCTTCGCCCGTACGGGGCCGGGTGCGGCCTTCGAGCTGACGAGCTGGCTCCCGCCGGTGGCGGGCCGGGGCCGTACCCCGGAGGACCTCCCCGACGGGCCGGAGGCCGCCGTACGCGAACTGACCGGCTGGGACGTGGGCGTCGACCGGTTCCTGACCGACGAGAAGGCCGTCACCACCGAAGAACTGGCCCTGCTGCGCACCATGGACCCGGAAGGCTGCTACCGATGACGAGCACCACCACTGGCACGGTCCCCGACCCGGCCACCGCCCACCTCCGCCCGCTGCCGCCCACCGCGATCGCCCCCGTGCGGCTCGCCGGGATCGGCCACTACTTCCCGGGTGCCCCGGTCACCAACGCCCACTTCGAGCAGATCGAGGCGCTCGGCATCGACGACGCCTGGATCCGCGAGAACACCGGGATCGTCAGCCGCCACTGGCCGGCCGACGAGAAGGAGCGCGCGGTGGAGATGGCGGCCAAGGCGGTGGACCAGGCCCTGGAAGCCGCCGGGCTGGGCCCGGACGACATCGACCTCGTGATCGGGACCACCTCCACCACCCGGCCGCGTACCAACCCCTCCAGCGCGACCAACAACTACATGGACATCTCGCTGCCGCTCCAGAAGCAGGTGGGGCTGCGCCACGCGACCTGCTTCGACGTCACCTCGGTGGCCTGCGCCGGGTTCATGTACGGCACCGCCACCGCGGCCGCGATGCTCCCGGCGCTCGGGATGCGCAACGCGCTGGTG is a genomic window containing:
- a CDS encoding beta-ketoacyl-[acyl-carrier-protein] synthase family protein, which encodes MDSSRAHPPDPSDPIVLTGIGCVLPGTPDVQTFWSHVSTGTSQVSRLEKPAFAAAGLPVHAAAQLGGFDTAARLPDLLPAHAEKYSRDILATMSAVRDALADAGIERSDIAPERLSIVQSSSRGPLSWWTETITAAPESNPYGGKATAMFRGLAGCPATLSAIDVGAKGLVTTISSACVGGHHAIGLALRELRSGSADVVLAGGHEFPVVPEVARCYLALGDGVLSPESDDPATAVRPYDRDRRGFALGEGAMTLCLERESHARERGARIYARILGHRALNEAHHATSMDLVGDVTASVVAGVLDDAGRKPEEIGYVCGHGTATRYNDIAESRALRRLLPRHDDADLPPHGSNKPIYGHTFGMAGIINVAATSLMLHHQRLAPTANHRTPDPECDYDHVAEGPRNAEFDLAVSLSFAFGSQTSVMALEHA
- a CDS encoding ketoacyl-ACP synthase III, with the translated sequence MTSTTTGTVPDPATAHLRPLPPTAIAPVRLAGIGHYFPGAPVTNAHFEQIEALGIDDAWIRENTGIVSRHWPADEKERAVEMAAKAVDQALEAAGLGPDDIDLVIGTTSTTRPRTNPSSATNNYMDISLPLQKQVGLRHATCFDVTSVACAGFMYGTATAAAMLPALGMRNALVVCAENPRPILNFDYRYSALFGAGAAAAVWSAETEERGLLDVALHADGSYFDAFDIDDNDKMLMRGREVGAVGPKLLSHVGREILERNGLTVDDIDWFVPHQGNLNMINQVCATLAIPREKLLTNIQERGNTSSVSIPSCLSENIRAGKIRSGDLVATIGIGRGFSWGAMLLRIP
- a CDS encoding ABC transporter permease subunit codes for the protein MSSPSSEIFRRGVQIQKRTLVAWSAALVLLALSVVGAWPSMESSGALEDFSTGLSPELASALGVDQIASATGYLKGNLYAVLLPLLLGLMAVTATAALTGGDEEAGRLELLLALPVARRQVFLIRFLCVTFGLALTSVLVWLTVYGSVVSFDMDVSGGGVAAVTLTVALLAVLHAGIAYAIVGFGLGRGPALGVAAGVLVVGYLLHGIAPMSDALEPLANISPWEWALGSDPLLNGVPWGGVALLVAVSVVVVAAGTYAVDRRDIKNA
- a CDS encoding CoA-transferase — encoded protein: MTTAPVRPSTPHLAAGPDELVRRFVREGDHVHAAATMSRPNALLNAVCRAFAGSQSLTVSTTAVHSSAHALALSGAVRKVITGFVGDTFPSPRPNRLYRELADGKPFEIEMWSLLSYTQRLMAAALGQPFATTGSMLAETDLRHGKEGSLHLVAHPEEPGRSVTLLAPLRPRFTLFHGVCADRRGNVVAVPPLGEGAWAAYAATEGVLASVEAIVDDEVIAAMPDRVVIPAARVLGLCEAPLGAHPQSLRTGQLAGIDGYVDDYAFLTDIVSACKDPRTAAAWYEEWVGGVGSHAEYLERLGERRRASLVFPSDTPRAPQAPADVSTAPTEQEQLIVLGARTVAELVRERGYDTLLAGIGTSHMSAWLAARLLARDGIQVQVAAELGLQSMDPEAGDVFLFSQRHAERSQMLTGVAETLGGAVAANPRCLGVLSAAEIDPDANINTTLLPDGRWITGSGGANDIASSVDCVVIAVASPRRYVPRLTHLTSPGLHVRDVVSQFGRFARTGPGAAFELTSWLPPVAGRGRTPEDLPDGPEAAVRELTGWDVGVDRFLTDEKAVTTEELALLRTMDPEGCYR